The sequence below is a genomic window from Shinella zoogloeoides.
TGTCTGCTCAATACGGCCACGTGGCCTCCAACCCCCAGATTCCACGCGATGCAATCTAGCGCCGCAATCTCTGGCGGCAAAGGGTTTTACGGGACAATTTCGCGAGGGTGCGGCGTTTTCTTGGCCGACGTCCCGCCAAGTGGCTGATCGGTAAGGGAAAACGAGGCAGGGTCGCCTTTCGCTTTGTCGTCGCGCGCCGCCGCCACGGTGCGAAACAGCGAAGGGCGACCCCTCCCGCCTCGTCGCGCCTCTATGGCACGGCCTCCGCCGCGCAGCTATCCGGCCGGCTGGGGATTGACCGCGCCGAAAACGCGATTCGCGCGAGTTTTTAGAGCGATTTCTAATGCTGTGGAGAATAATGTTCCGTGGTTTTTTCCGTTTGGACAAATTTGTTCGCGGACTTATTGCAATCCTGCGGCAAATGTCGTTCCATCCGCGCACGGACGGGGCTGGACGTGCACCCGTGCCTGCACAAGAGAACAAAAAAGCAAATCTGGGAAGCTCACTATGAAAAAGCTGACTACTCTCATCGCTGCGACGGCGCTTGCCTCGCTGATGGCCTCCGCTGCCTGGTCGAAGACCTTCGTCTATTGCTCGGAAGCCTCCCCCGAAGGCTTCGACCCCGGTCTCTACACGGGCGGTCAGACCTTCGACGCGGCAGCGCACACGGTCTACAACCGTCTGGTGGAATTCAAGCGCGGTACGACGGAAATCGAGCCTGCGCTGGCCGAGAGCTGGGAAATTTCGGCTGACGGCAAGGAATACACCTTTAAGCTCCGCAAGGGCGTCAAGTTCCAGACGACCGAATACTTCACGCCGACGCGCGAGCTGAACGCCGACGACGTGATCTTCTCCTTCGAGCGCCAGTACAAGGAAGACAATGCCTGGAACAAGTACGTCCCGGGCGCTTCCTGGGAATACTTCGCCGGCATGGGCCTGCCTGACGTGCTCGACAAGATCGAGAAGGTCGACGACCTGACGGTCAAGATCACGCTGAAGCGTCCCGAAGCGCCGCTGCTGGCGAACCTCGGCATGCCCTTCATCTCGATCGTGTCGAAGGAATATGCCGACAAGCTGCAGGCTGACGGCAAGATGGAGCTGATGAACCAGCAGCCGCTCGGCACCGGTCCGTTCACCTTCGTCGCCTACCAGCCGGACGCCGCGATCCGCTACAAGGCCAACCCCGACTACTGGGGCGGCAAGCAGGCGATCGACGACCTCGTCTTCGCGATCACCACGGATGCTGCCGTTCGCGCGCAGAAGCTGAAGGCCGGCGAATGCCACCTGATGTCCTATCCGAACGCGGCCGACGTCGCCGAACTGAAGGCCGATCCGAACCTGCACGTCTCCGAGCAGGCCGGCCTCAACATCGCCTACCTCGCCTACAACACGCTCGTTCCGCCGTTCGACAAGGTGGAGGTCCGCAAGGCCCTCAACATGGCGATCAATCGCCAGGCCATCGTTGATGCGGTCTTCCAGGGCGCGGCTACCGTGGCGAAGAACCCGATCCCGCCGACCATGTGGTCGTACAACGATGCCGTCGAAGACGACAAGTTCGATCCGGAAGCCGCCAAGAAGATGCTTGAAGAAGCAGGCGTCAAGGATCTCAAGATGAAGATCTGGGCAATGCCGGTCGCCCGTCCGTACATGCTGAACGCCCGCCGTGCGGCTGAACTGATGCAGGCCGACCTCGCCAAGATCGGCGTCACGGCCGAGATCGTCTCCTACGAATGGGCCGAATACCTGAAGCTCTCCTCCGCCAAGGACCGCGACGGCGCGGCCATCCTCGGCTGGACGGGCGACAACGGCGACCCGGACAACTTCCTTGATACCCTGCTCGGTTGCGACGCCGTCGGCGGCAACAACCGCGCGCAGTGGTGCAACAAGGAGTTCGACGACCTGATGACGAAGGCGAAGGAAACCGCCGACGTCGCAGAGCGCACCAAGCTCTATGAAGAGGCCCAGGTCATCTTCAAGCGCGAAGCGCCGTGGAACACGCTCGACCATTCGCTCGCCGTCGTTCCGATGAGCAAGAAGGTTTCTGGCTTCGTCCAGTCCCCGCTCGGCGACTTCGTCTTCGAAGGCGTGGACATCGCCGAGTAATATCGGCTACGAGAAAGGCACGCCGCAAAGAGCGTGCAATGGCCGGCGGCTCGAAGACATTCGGGCCGCCGGTTTTTCAAGAAAGAAGGGATTGGCTCCCATGTTGCGCTTTATCTTCGGACGGCTCGCCGTCCTGATACCCACGTTCATCGGGGTATCGCTCATCGCGTTCTCCTTCATTCGACTTCTGCCGGGCGATCCGGTCATGCTGATGTCGGGTGAACGCGTCATGTCTCCGGAACGACATACCGAGCTCATGCACCAGCTCGGCCTCGACCGGCCGATGTACATTCAATATTTCGACTACCTGACCGGCCTTCTGACGGGTGACTTCGGTTCGTCCATCGTCACCAAGCGGCCGGTGCTGGACGACTTCCTCAGCCTGTTCCCGGCAACGCTGGAACTTGCGCTGTGCGCCATCATCGTCGCGGTGCTGCTCGGCATTCCGGCCGGCGTGCTGGCTGCGGTCAAGCGGGGCACCTGGCTCGACCAGTCGATCATGGGCGTCGCCCTCGTCGGCTATTCGATGCCGATCTTCTGGTGGGGCCTGCTGCTCATCATCTTCTTCTCCGGCTATCTCGGCTGGACACCGGTCTCGGGACGCATCTCGCTGATGTACTTCTTCCCACAGGTCACCGGCTTCATGCTGATCGACAGCCTGATCTCGGGGCAGGCGGGTGCCTTCAAGTCGGCGGTGACCTACCTGATCTTGCCGACCGTCGTGCTCGCGACGATCCCGCTCGCGGTCATCGCGCGCCAGACGCGCTCGGCCATGCTCGAAGTGCTGGGCGACGACTATGTCCGCACCGCCCGCGCCAAGGGCCTTTCGCCCTTCCGCGTCATTGGCGTGCATGCGTTGCGCAATGCGATGATCCCCGTCATCACCACGATCGGCCTGCAGGTCGGCGTGCTCTTGGCGGGCGCCATCCTCACCGAGACGATCTTCTCCTGGCCGGGCATCGGCAAGTGGATGGTCGACAGCGTCTTCAAGCGCGACTATGCCGTGGTGCAGGGCGGGCTGATGCTGATCGCCGCCGTCATCATGATCGTCAATCTCGTGGTCGACCTGCTTTACGGCTGGGTCAACCCGCGTATCCGGCACTAGGAGGCGATCCATGAGCGCTGTTCAAACCGCGGCCGACACCAAGACGGGCGGCACGCCGCCTTCCGGCCTTTCCGAATTCTGGTTCTACTTCTCGCGCAACAAGGGCGCCGTCATCGGCCTCTTCGTGTTCCTGATCATCCTGTTCGTCGCGATCTTCGCGCCCTTTGTCGCGCCGCACAATCCGAGCGCCCAGAACCGCGAACTTCTCCTCATGCCGACGGTCTTCCAGGAAGGCGGCGGTTGGGGTCATGTTCTCGGCACCGACGCCGTCGGTCGTGACATCCTTTCGCGCCTCATCTACGGCGCACGCTTCTCGCTGTTCATCGGCCTCGTCGTCGTGACGCTGTCGGTGGTCTCGGGCGTGCTCATCGGTGTCGTCGCCGGCTATTTCCGCGGCAAGGTCGATACCTTCATCATGCGCATCATGGACATCATCCTGGCGTTCCCCTCGTTGCTGCTCGCCCTCGTGCTGGTGGCGGTTCTTGGACCGGGCCTGCTCAATGCCATGATCGCCATCTCGCTCGTCAACCAGCCGCACTTCGTGCGCCTGACGCGCGCGGCCGTGATGGCGGAGAAGTCGAAGGACTACGTCGTCGGCTCGCAGGTCGCGGGCGCCGGCACCCTCCGCCTGATGTTCCTGACGATCCTGCCGAACTGCCTGGCACCGCTCATCGTCCAGGCGACGCTCGCCTTCTCGGCGGCGATCCTCGATGCGGCCGCCCTCGGCTTCCTCGGCATGGGCGCCCAGCCGCCGACGCCGGAATGGGGCACGATGCTCGCCGAAGCGCGCGAATTCATCCAGCGCGCCTGGTGGGTCGTTACTTTCCCGGGCCTTGCCATCCTCGTCACCGTGCTTGCCATCAACCTCATGGGTGACGGCCTGCGCGACGCCCTCGATCCCAAGCTGAAGAGGTCGTGATGTCGCTTCTCGAAATCAAAAACCTCACCGTCGAATTCCAGACGGCATCCGGCCCCTTCCGCGCCGTGGACGGCGTTTCGCTGAAAGTCGACGAGGGCGAGGTTCTCGCCATCGTCGGCGAATCCGGTTCGGGCAAGTCGGTCTCCATGCTCGCCGCCATGGGGCTTCTGCCCTGGACGGCGAAGGTGACGGCGGACGTGCTTACCTTCAATGGCCGCGACATGAAGGCGATGTCCGACAGCGAGCGGCGCAAGATCATCGGCAAGGACATCGCCATGATCTTCCAGGAGCCGATCGCCAGTCTCAATCCGTGCTTCACGGTCGGCTACCAGATCGAGGAGGTGCTGCGCATCCACACCGATCTTTCCCGCAAGGCACGCCGCAACCGGGCCATCGAGCTGTTCCAGCTGGTCGGCATCCCGAACCCGGAAGAACGGCTCGGCCACTTTCCGCACCAGATGTCGGGCGGCCAGTGCCAGCGCGTGATGATCGCGACCGCGCTTGCCTGCAATCCGAAGCTCCTGATCGCCGACGAGCCGACCACCGCGCTCGACGTGACGATCCAGAAGCAGATCCTCGATCTCCTGATGAAGCTGCAGGCCGAGCACGGCATGGGCCTCATCATCATCACCCATGACATGGGTGTCGTCGCCGAGACCGCGGACCGCGTCATCGTGCAGTACAAGGGACGCCAGATCGAATCGGCGGATGTCCTGTCGCTCTTCGAAAGCCCCAAGAGCGTCTACACCAAGGCCCTTCTGTCGGCCCTTCCGGAAAATGCCGTCGGCGGACGCCTGCCGACCATCACGGAAAAGCTGACCGACGCCGAGATTTTCGCGGGAGCCGTCCGATGACCCCTGTCCTCGAAGCAAAGAACCTCAAGCGCGACTACCATATCCCCGGCAGCCTGTTCAAAGCGGGCAAGACCGTTCACGCCGTCAAGGGCGTGAGCTTCAAGGTCGAGGAAGGCAAGACGCTCGCCATCGTCGGCGAAAGCGGCTGCGGCAAGTCCACCCTTGCCCGCATGGTCACGATGATCGACCCGATCACCGATGGCGAAATGCTGATCGACGGCCGCAAGGTCGACATCGCCAGCGAGCCGCTGACGTCGGAAATGCGCAGCAAGGTGCAGATCGTCTTCCAGAACCCCTATGGTTCGCTCAACCCGCGCAAGAAGATCGGCGACATCCTGACGGAACCGCTGGTCATCAACACCAAGATCCCCGCCGACGAGCGGCGCGACCGCGCCATGGCCATCCTGAAGAAGGTGGGGCTGGAGGAGAAGCATTACGGGCGCTACCCGCACATGTTCTCCGGCGGCCAGCGCCAGCGCGTGGCGATCGCCCGTGCGCTGATGCTCAATCCGCGTCTTCTGGTGCTCGACGAACCAGTCTCGGCGCTCGACCTTTCGGTGCAGGCCCAGGTACTCAACCTGCTCGCCGACCTGCAGGACGAGTTCCACCTGACCTACGTCTTCATCAGCCACGACCTCTCCGTCGTGCGCCACATCGCCGATGACGTGATGGTGATGTATTTCGGCGAGGCGGTGGAATATGGCAGCCGCGACCAGGTCTTCGACGACCCGCAGCACAGCTACACCAAGACGCTGTTCGCCGCGACGCCCCGCGTCGATGTCGATGCCATCCGCGCCCGCGTCGAACGGCGCAAGCGCGTGGCCTGATGGCAAGCGCCATGACGGACGCCCGCGCGATCGTCGTCATGGGTGTTTCCGGCTGCGGCAAGACCTCGGTCGCCGAGGGCCTTGCCGCAGCCCTTCCTGCCGCCTTTATAGAAGGCGACAGCCTGCATCCGGCCGCCAATGTCGAGAAGATGTCCAGGGGCATCCCGCTGGCCGACGAGGACCGCCGGTCCTGGCTCGACACGATCGGCCGCGCGCTCTCGGCGGCGCTTGCCGACGGCAACAGCATCGTCGTTTCCTGCTCTGCCCTGAAGAAGGCCTATCGCGACCGCCTGCGGGAAGCGGCCGGCGGGTCGCTCGCCTTCGTCTTCCTGAAGGGCAGTCGCGCGCTCCTGATGTCCCGCATGGCCGCGCGGCAAGGGCACTTCATGCCCGTCAGCCTGCTCGACAGCCAGCTCGCCACACTGGAAGACCCCTCCGCCGAACCCGGTGTCGTAACGGTTGACATCGACGCCGCCATCGAGAGGATCGTCGCGGCCGCGCTTTCGGGATTGGCGGCGAAACCATAGGAGGCCGCCATGAAACATTTCCTCAACCGCCGCGAAGACATCGTCACCGAGGCGCTCGACGGCCTGCTGATGACCGCGCCGGAAGGCGAACTTGCACGGCTCGACACTTATCCCGACATCAAGATCATCCTGCGGGCGGACTGGAAGAAGGATCGCGTCGCGGTCGTCTCCGGAGGCGGCGCCGGGCATGAGCCCTCCCACGCCGGCTTCGTCGGCCGGGGCATGCTGACCGCCGCGGTCTCTGGCGAGATCTTCGCCTCGCCGAGCGTCGATGCCGTGCTCACGGCCATCCGCGCGGTGACGGGGGAGGCGGGCTGCCTGCTCATCGTCAAGAACTACACCGGCGACCGGCTGAACTTCGGCCTTGCCGCCGAGCGTGCCCGCGCGGAAGGCTTCAAGGTCGAGATGGCCATCGTCGCCGACGATATCGCGCTGCCCGACCTCGCGCAGCCGCGCGGTGTCGCCGGCACGCTTTTCGTGCACAAGATCGCCGGGCATTTGGCGGAAACGGGCGAAAGCCTCGAGGCGGTTGCGGCCGGTGCCCGCGCTGCCGCCGGCGACACCGTTTCCCTCGGCATGTCGCTTTCCTCCTGCTCCATTCCCGGTCAGGCCCATGAGGAACGGCTCGGCCCCGGTGAAGGGGAACTCGGTCTCGGCATCCACGGTGAGCCCGGCGTCGAACGCATCGCCGTCGAAGCGGCCGGCACGCTGGTCGCGACCATGGCGGACCGGCTTGCCGCGCATCTTGCGGCGGACGGCAGCTACGCGCTGCTCATCAACAATCTCGGCGCCGTGCCGCCATTGGAAATGGGCGTTGTCGCTAACGCGGTCCTGTCCTCATCGATTGCGGCGCGCGTCCGTCTCGTCATCGGCCCGGCACCCCTGATGACAGCGCTCAACATGAACGGTTTCTCGCTTTCCCTCATCAAGCTCGATCCGGCACGCGAGCTGGCGCTGCGCTCTGCCGTCTCGCCGCGCGCCTGGGTCGCGCCGGTGGGGCGCAAGCCGATTGCCATCCTCGCGGCCCCGGCTTCCATCGGAATGCAGGAGATTGCCGCGAGCGCCGATGCCGGCGTGGAGAAGATCATCCGGACGGTTTGCGAAAAGCTCGTCTCGCTGGAAGCGGAGCTCAACCGGCTGGACGCCCGCGCCGGTGATGGCGACACGGGCTCGACCGCCGCGGCCGGTGCGCGCAGCATCGAAAGCCGTATCGCCGATATGCCGCTCGCCGACCTCGCCGCCACCTTCGGCAGGATCGGCGCGACACTCGGCACCAGCATGGGCGGTTCCAGCGGCGTCTTGCTGTCGATCTTCTTCACCGCCGCCGGGCAGGCCGTCTCCGGCGGCAAGCCGGTTGCTGATGCCTTGCTCGCCGGCCTCGAGCGCATGTCCTTTTACGGCGGCGCCGGGCCCGGCGACCGCACCATGGTCGATGCGCTCGACCCGGCGCTGCGCGCGCTTGCCATAGGCTCCCTTGCGGAAGCGGCAAGATCGGCCCGCGCCGGGGCGGATGCCACGAAGACGATGACGAAAGCCAAGGCCGGCCGCGCCGCCTATGTCGGGGAACGCGATCTCGACGGGGTGCCGGATCCCGGTGCTGAAGCGGTGGCCGCGGTCTTCGAGGCGCTGGCGGCGGTCCGGTAGCCGGAAAATCCGTTGCCTGCCACTGGCGCGGTGTCGTGCGGATTCGTATAGACGGAGTACCGCGCTTCCGCGGTAGATTTTTCGCGACCTGACAGGAACGAGACATGGATATCAAACGCTTTGAAACCGGCCCGCGCATGAGCCAGGCCGTCGTGCACAACGGCACCGTCTATCTGGCCGGCCAGGTCGGCGAGGCGGGGTCCGACGTGACCGAGCAGACGAAGCAGGCGCTGGCCGAGGTCGACCGCCTGCTGGCGCTCGCCGGCACGGACAAGACCCGCATCCTCTCCGCCCAGATCTGGCTTGCCGACATGGCCGACTTTTCGAAGATGAACGCGGTCTGGGACGGCTGGGCGCCGCAGGGCCACACGCCCGCCCGCGCGACCGGCGAATCCAAGCTGGCGACCCCGGACTATCTGGTCGAGGTCATCGTCGTCGCCGCCCTCTGAGGCCGCGCTCGACCCAAACGGAAAAGGCCCGCTCGCGCGGGCCTTTCTGCTTTTGGGGTACTGCCTGCGTCAGGCCGATTTCGCCAGCCGTGCCTGCTCGTCGAAGAACAGCGCCTGGCTGATCAGCGCCTTCACCATATCCGGGTTGAACGGCTTGGTGACGAGGAAGGCCGGCTCCGGCTTTTCGCCCGTCAGCAGTCGCTCCGGGAAGGCGGTGATGAAGATCACCGGGATCGTGCTGTTCTTCAGGATGTCGTTGACGGCATCGATGCCCGAGCTGCCGTCGGCAAGCTGGATGTCGGCCAGCACCATGCGCGGGGAGGTGCGGTGGTAGAGCTCGACGGCTTCCGCGTGGGTGCGCGCGATGCCGGTCACGTTGTGGCCGAGGCCCTTCACCATGTCCTCAATGTCCATGGCGATCAGCGGCTCGTCCTCGATGATCATGATATCAGTCGCGACCTGACTGGAAATGTCGCGCGAGGCTTCATCGAGCAGTTCGCTGAAGCGCTCTTCCGAAACGTCGAGAATATCGGCGCCTTCCGCGATGTCGAAGCCTTCGACGGCGACCAGAAGGAACGCCTTGCGTTCTGCCGGCGGCAGGTTGGCGAGGTTGGCGGCCGCCTGGCGTTCCCAGCCGAACGGCGAGGTGTTTTCCGGCAGCGTCACGTCGAGATTCTCGAAGAGCGTGCAGTAGAGACGGTAGAGCGCGTTGCGGTCGTTGCGACCCTGGGGATAGAGCGTGATATCGGCGACGAGCGCTTCCAGCATGGCGGCGACATAGGCGTCGCCGGACGTCTGGGAACCCGTCACGGCACGAGAAAACCGCCTCAGATAGGCGAGATGCGGTGCGATACGGGTGGATAGTGACATTTCGTTCTCCCTGAATATGTTCCGTATCGGAACCGTTTCCGCTAGAGTTCATCTTGCGGAAACCTATTGGTAGCATGCTAAGTCTGACTTGCTATTTGGAATCTTGGGCAAAAGGAAGATAGCGGGCGGCACGCGATGGAAACAAGACCATGATCGAGCCCAGCAAAGACAAGAGACGCGGCAGCGGCGCCCCCGCCAAGGCTGCGTTCGACCCGAACGGTCCGGTCGGCCGCAAGCTGAAATCCTTCTACGACGTGATCGAGACGGAGCCGGTGCCCGATCGCCTGCTCGATCTCTTGGAAAAGCTTGACGAAGCCGAGCGCAAAGCCGGCGGCGGTCTCTGAGAACATCCATTTTCCCCTGCAAGACGCCAAGAAACGGGCCCGAGGGCCCGTTTCCTGTTTCGAACGGTTGCCGCGATTAGCGGCAGCGTGCTTCGTAGCGGCGGCCATAACGGTCGCGATAGATGCAGTAGCCGCTGCGGTCGGACCGGGCGATGAGATAGCCCGCCGCGCCGCCGACAGCCGCGCCGACAAGCGCGCCGCCCGCCCGGCCGGTGACCACGCCGCCGATGATGGCGCCGGACGCTGCGCCGATCGCGGTGCCGCGCTCGGTCTGGGTGCAGGCGGTCAGCGTCACGGTGGAGGCGACAAGCGCAAGCGCGATGATGGTGTTCTTCATGGTTCCGGCTCCAGGGCTGGTTTGGGGGTTAGATGCGTCCCATGAGGACGAGGATCAGAAGGATGACGACGATGAGGCCCAGCCCGCCGGACGGGCCATAGCCCCAGCTGCGGCTATATCCCCAGTTTGGCAGAGCGCCGATCAGAAGCAGGATAAGAATGATGAGGAGGATGGTGCTGAGCATCTACGCGTCCTTTCACGTCCGGTTCGCCATCGAGCGATGGGCCGACAACGGTTCGGCACGGATTTTGTTCCCGAAAATGTGACAGGCGCGGCAGGATGCGAGCCTGGAACTTTCCGCCGCATGGCGCCGTTGCTTGGCCAAACCCGCCGGGTGAAGGAGAGTGAAATGGAACACATAGCCGCTATCATGCTTCTGGTCGGCTGCAGCCATGGCAGCCTCGCCTGTGAAGAACTGCAAGCGCCCCAGGTGGCCTACGAATCCATGGAAGAATGCGTCGGCGCTCTGCCTTCCGCCCTCGGCGGTGCTGGCGCGGGCAATCAGATCGTGCATGCCCGCTGCGCTTCGATCGATCCCGCCTGGATGGAGGAGGATGTCGAAATCAGCTGGCGTATGACGAAGGAGCGCGGCCTTGAGGTCGATGTCCGGCAGGTGACGCCGGCAGAGGGTCTGGTGGTCGCCGAAAACAGCCGTCCGGCAGACGCCCTGGCGCGGCTCCACTGAGGATTGCGCGGAACTTTTCGCGTATCGGAAGATTTTCCTTTGGTCGACGCCGCGGCGTTCAACGGAACAGAAAGGACAGCGACATGAATTGGGACATCATCGAAGGCAAGTGGAACGAGTATAAGGGCAAGGCCCAGGCGCAGTGGGGCAAGCTCACCGAAGACGACCTCGATGTCATCCAGGGCCGCCGCGTGGAACTGTCCGGCAAGATCCAGCAGCGCTACGGCCTCGCCAAGGAGGAGGCCGAGCGGCAGATCGACGACTGGGCGCACCGTCACTGAGACGGTCGCA
It includes:
- a CDS encoding ABC transporter substrate-binding protein, with translation MKKLTTLIAATALASLMASAAWSKTFVYCSEASPEGFDPGLYTGGQTFDAAAHTVYNRLVEFKRGTTEIEPALAESWEISADGKEYTFKLRKGVKFQTTEYFTPTRELNADDVIFSFERQYKEDNAWNKYVPGASWEYFAGMGLPDVLDKIEKVDDLTVKITLKRPEAPLLANLGMPFISIVSKEYADKLQADGKMELMNQQPLGTGPFTFVAYQPDAAIRYKANPDYWGGKQAIDDLVFAITTDAAVRAQKLKAGECHLMSYPNAADVAELKADPNLHVSEQAGLNIAYLAYNTLVPPFDKVEVRKALNMAINRQAIVDAVFQGAATVAKNPIPPTMWSYNDAVEDDKFDPEAAKKMLEEAGVKDLKMKIWAMPVARPYMLNARRAAELMQADLAKIGVTAEIVSYEWAEYLKLSSAKDRDGAAILGWTGDNGDPDNFLDTLLGCDAVGGNNRAQWCNKEFDDLMTKAKETADVAERTKLYEEAQVIFKREAPWNTLDHSLAVVPMSKKVSGFVQSPLGDFVFEGVDIAE
- a CDS encoding dipeptide ABC transporter ATP-binding protein yields the protein MTPVLEAKNLKRDYHIPGSLFKAGKTVHAVKGVSFKVEEGKTLAIVGESGCGKSTLARMVTMIDPITDGEMLIDGRKVDIASEPLTSEMRSKVQIVFQNPYGSLNPRKKIGDILTEPLVINTKIPADERRDRAMAILKKVGLEEKHYGRYPHMFSGGQRQRVAIARALMLNPRLLVLDEPVSALDLSVQAQVLNLLADLQDEFHLTYVFISHDLSVVRHIADDVMVMYFGEAVEYGSRDQVFDDPQHSYTKTLFAATPRVDVDAIRARVERRKRVA
- a CDS encoding YMGG-like glycine zipper-containing protein — encoded protein: MKNTIIALALVASTVTLTACTQTERGTAIGAASGAIIGGVVTGRAGGALVGAAVGGAAGYLIARSDRSGYCIYRDRYGRRYEARCR
- a CDS encoding ABC transporter permease subunit: MLRFIFGRLAVLIPTFIGVSLIAFSFIRLLPGDPVMLMSGERVMSPERHTELMHQLGLDRPMYIQYFDYLTGLLTGDFGSSIVTKRPVLDDFLSLFPATLELALCAIIVAVLLGIPAGVLAAVKRGTWLDQSIMGVALVGYSMPIFWWGLLLIIFFSGYLGWTPVSGRISLMYFFPQVTGFMLIDSLISGQAGAFKSAVTYLILPTVVLATIPLAVIARQTRSAMLEVLGDDYVRTARAKGLSPFRVIGVHALRNAMIPVITTIGLQVGVLLAGAILTETIFSWPGIGKWMVDSVFKRDYAVVQGGLMLIAAVIMIVNLVVDLLYGWVNPRIRH
- a CDS encoding ABC transporter permease subunit, which translates into the protein MSAVQTAADTKTGGTPPSGLSEFWFYFSRNKGAVIGLFVFLIILFVAIFAPFVAPHNPSAQNRELLLMPTVFQEGGGWGHVLGTDAVGRDILSRLIYGARFSLFIGLVVVTLSVVSGVLIGVVAGYFRGKVDTFIMRIMDIILAFPSLLLALVLVAVLGPGLLNAMIAISLVNQPHFVRLTRAAVMAEKSKDYVVGSQVAGAGTLRLMFLTILPNCLAPLIVQATLAFSAAILDAAALGFLGMGAQPPTPEWGTMLAEAREFIQRAWWVVTFPGLAILVTVLAINLMGDGLRDALDPKLKRS
- a CDS encoding NepR family anti-sigma factor; protein product: MIEPSKDKRRGSGAPAKAAFDPNGPVGRKLKSFYDVIETEPVPDRLLDLLEKLDEAERKAGGGL
- a CDS encoding ABC transporter ATP-binding protein encodes the protein MSLLEIKNLTVEFQTASGPFRAVDGVSLKVDEGEVLAIVGESGSGKSVSMLAAMGLLPWTAKVTADVLTFNGRDMKAMSDSERRKIIGKDIAMIFQEPIASLNPCFTVGYQIEEVLRIHTDLSRKARRNRAIELFQLVGIPNPEERLGHFPHQMSGGQCQRVMIATALACNPKLLIADEPTTALDVTIQKQILDLLMKLQAEHGMGLIIITHDMGVVAETADRVIVQYKGRQIESADVLSLFESPKSVYTKALLSALPENAVGGRLPTITEKLTDAEIFAGAVR
- a CDS encoding CsbD family protein, which translates into the protein MNWDIIEGKWNEYKGKAQAQWGKLTEDDLDVIQGRRVELSGKIQQRYGLAKEEAERQIDDWAHRH
- a CDS encoding response regulator gives rise to the protein MSLSTRIAPHLAYLRRFSRAVTGSQTSGDAYVAAMLEALVADITLYPQGRNDRNALYRLYCTLFENLDVTLPENTSPFGWERQAAANLANLPPAERKAFLLVAVEGFDIAEGADILDVSEERFSELLDEASRDISSQVATDIMIIEDEPLIAMDIEDMVKGLGHNVTGIARTHAEAVELYHRTSPRMVLADIQLADGSSGIDAVNDILKNSTIPVIFITAFPERLLTGEKPEPAFLVTKPFNPDMVKALISQALFFDEQARLAKSA
- a CDS encoding dihydroxyacetone kinase subunit DhaK; the encoded protein is MKHFLNRREDIVTEALDGLLMTAPEGELARLDTYPDIKIILRADWKKDRVAVVSGGGAGHEPSHAGFVGRGMLTAAVSGEIFASPSVDAVLTAIRAVTGEAGCLLIVKNYTGDRLNFGLAAERARAEGFKVEMAIVADDIALPDLAQPRGVAGTLFVHKIAGHLAETGESLEAVAAGARAAAGDTVSLGMSLSSCSIPGQAHEERLGPGEGELGLGIHGEPGVERIAVEAAGTLVATMADRLAAHLAADGSYALLINNLGAVPPLEMGVVANAVLSSSIAARVRLVIGPAPLMTALNMNGFSLSLIKLDPARELALRSAVSPRAWVAPVGRKPIAILAAPASIGMQEIAASADAGVEKIIRTVCEKLVSLEAELNRLDARAGDGDTGSTAAAGARSIESRIADMPLADLAATFGRIGATLGTSMGGSSGVLLSIFFTAAGQAVSGGKPVADALLAGLERMSFYGGAGPGDRTMVDALDPALRALAIGSLAEAARSARAGADATKTMTKAKAGRAAYVGERDLDGVPDPGAEAVAAVFEALAAVR
- a CDS encoding gluconokinase gives rise to the protein MTDARAIVVMGVSGCGKTSVAEGLAAALPAAFIEGDSLHPAANVEKMSRGIPLADEDRRSWLDTIGRALSAALADGNSIVVSCSALKKAYRDRLREAAGGSLAFVFLKGSRALLMSRMAARQGHFMPVSLLDSQLATLEDPSAEPGVVTVDIDAAIERIVAAALSGLAAKP
- a CDS encoding RidA family protein, yielding MDIKRFETGPRMSQAVVHNGTVYLAGQVGEAGSDVTEQTKQALAEVDRLLALAGTDKTRILSAQIWLADMADFSKMNAVWDGWAPQGHTPARATGESKLATPDYLVEVIVVAAL
- a CDS encoding DUF3309 family protein, yielding MLSTILLIILILLLIGALPNWGYSRSWGYGPSGGLGLIVVILLILVLMGRI